DNA from Drosophila gunungcola strain Sukarami chromosome 3L unlocalized genomic scaffold, Dgunungcola_SK_2 000002F, whole genome shotgun sequence:
ATGGAGTGCTGGTGCTGGGCATCGATTCGCATCAGATTGTGCATGGGCTCGGGCAGCAGTTTTTTCAGGCAGACCATGAAGCGGAAGGTCTTCCTGGGATCCCCTCGGACCACGATCTTGACCCCAGTCAGAGCACAATAGCACACCGTGGCGAACTCCTCCTTGCGCACTACACTCTTTAGATGTCGCAGCGAGAAGAACTCCTCCAGATCGGGATCGTCGATGCTCTCGATCATGGGCAGGGTGGAGCTGTTGTAGGTGAGTCGCTGGGCGGGAGGACGGCCACTACTTTGCGGCGGCAGCCAGGGCAGGTTGCCAAAGGTCACGTGCTCGGTGAGGAAGCGGGATCCGGCCAGCAGAAGCCACGAGAAGTGCGAGTGCAGGTGGGCGAAGATGTGCTCCTCGCCCGTGAGTTCCAGCAACGAGCGCGAGGTGTGCATCAGGAACTGGGCGCCGGACAGACGCCTCTGCCTCTCGGAGTAGGTCAACTCCTCCGTCTCTTTGGTCTTCCGGGCAGCCGTTTGCAGCTCCGACGAAACCTTTTTCAGGTGCTCGGCCAAAAAGGGCTTGATATTCAGCAGGAAGTACTTGTCCTTCATGAGGACTATAATGGAGAACAGCTGTGAGTAGCCGCGGGCCTGCAGGTCGCTCACACGGAAGGTGTGGCTCAGAATGTGGCCCCTGGCCGAATCCCCGAAAAACACAAATTCGCCATCCTTGCTGGGATCTGTGCCATTGCTCAAACTGAGGACCGCCGCCTGCTTGACCAGATTGGCCACTTCCGGCAGCACCGCCACCTTGGTGCTCACAAATGTGGCCCCGCTCTCCGTGTCCCTGCTGTAGATGGCACTGTTGTTCCTGCCCATCGAGTAGTTGCAGGCAGAGCAGGACTTCTGggtttgctgctgctgctgatccaGGGGCAAATCCTCCAGCTTGGTGTCCCTCA
Protein-coding regions in this window:
- the LOC128257516 gene encoding folliculin — protein: MNAVIALCHFCEAHGPCAIFCTQTLRDTKLEDLPLDQQQQQTQKSCSACNYSMGRNNSAIYSRDTESGATFVSTKVAVLPEVANLVKQAAVLSLSNGTDPSKDGEFVFFGDSARGHILSHTFRVSDLQARGYSQLFSIIVLMKDKYFLLNIKPFLAEHLKKVSSELQTAARKTKETEELTYSERQRRLSGAQFLMHTSRSLLELTGEEHIFAHLHSHFSWLLLAGSRFLTEHVTFGNLPWLPPQSSGRPPAQRLTYNSSTLPMIESIDDPDLEEFFSLRHLKSVVRKEEFATVCYCALTGVKIVVRGDPRKTFRFMVCLKKLLPEPMHNLMRIDAQHQHSISSEYKIISVSNDIAVPMASGSVFRIDFLDKHVNGHEVSVKWPGELPRKLPDLMVKLLKAVEEKNFTELVLNKQTKVLIEEWKNKVTCLNHAKSTSVQGKLKKVLGVQLQDQPIVNYWSTHLH